A single genomic interval of Mycobacterium sp. DL592 harbors:
- a CDS encoding class I adenylate-forming enzyme family protein — protein sequence MHPLSRRIDAVLDLDPGARAIEYEGRWSSWGQLAASAARVAEIVHPGARVGILLHNTPGHIAAILGVLLAEGCVVVINPSRGEQRIAADIAGLQLDTILDPCAELGAAPVARAGTAAGSTAPGVAVRMLTSGTTGAPKRVDLTYDMLAVSVLGSQFATSTAPTAIRRSVAIVNAPLVHIGGVYRVLQCVVEARPFALLPRFELATWADAVRRHRPKAVSLVPAALRMVLHSGLGRDDLAGVRVVTSGTAPLSADDADAFTAKFGIPVLTSYAATEFGGGVAGWTLADHQRYWQAKRGSVGRASPGAQLRVVADDGSVLGPGEPGLLEVKPGQLGPAADWVRTTDLARIDADGFLWILGRADQAIIRGGFKVLPDDVRAALESHPAVLGAAVVGLPDDRLGHTPAAVVELRQGSTVTAADIDEYLRTRLAPYEIPTEIAIVAAIPRTPSGKPDLTLVRQHVTGREY from the coding sequence GTGCATCCGCTGTCGCGGCGGATCGACGCGGTGCTCGACCTCGATCCGGGGGCTCGCGCGATCGAGTATGAGGGCCGATGGTCGTCGTGGGGACAACTCGCGGCCTCCGCCGCACGGGTCGCGGAGATCGTCCATCCGGGAGCCCGAGTCGGCATCCTGCTGCACAACACCCCCGGCCACATCGCAGCGATCCTAGGAGTGCTGCTCGCCGAGGGCTGTGTTGTCGTGATCAACCCGTCCCGCGGCGAGCAGCGAATCGCCGCCGACATCGCAGGGCTGCAGCTGGATACGATCCTCGACCCCTGCGCCGAACTCGGCGCAGCGCCGGTGGCCCGTGCCGGTACGGCAGCGGGCAGCACCGCGCCCGGGGTGGCGGTGCGGATGCTGACCAGCGGCACCACCGGTGCACCGAAACGAGTCGACCTCACCTACGACATGCTGGCGGTCTCGGTGCTGGGATCGCAGTTCGCCACCAGCACCGCACCAACGGCCATCAGGCGTTCCGTCGCAATCGTCAATGCCCCGCTTGTGCACATCGGCGGGGTGTACCGGGTGCTGCAGTGTGTCGTCGAGGCCAGGCCGTTCGCCCTGCTCCCCCGCTTCGAACTCGCGACGTGGGCCGATGCTGTGCGCAGGCACCGCCCGAAGGCGGTCTCGCTGGTGCCCGCGGCACTGCGCATGGTGCTGCATTCCGGCCTGGGCCGTGACGACCTCGCGGGTGTTCGGGTCGTCACCTCGGGCACCGCACCACTGTCCGCCGACGACGCCGACGCATTCACCGCGAAGTTCGGCATCCCGGTCCTGACATCCTATGCGGCAACGGAATTCGGTGGCGGCGTGGCGGGCTGGACACTTGCCGACCACCAGCGGTACTGGCAGGCCAAAAGGGGCAGCGTCGGACGTGCCAGCCCCGGGGCACAGCTGCGGGTGGTCGCCGACGACGGCAGCGTTCTCGGGCCGGGCGAGCCAGGACTCCTCGAGGTCAAACCCGGCCAGCTCGGCCCGGCCGCCGACTGGGTGCGCACCACGGATCTGGCCCGCATCGACGCCGACGGGTTCCTGTGGATCCTCGGCCGCGCCGATCAGGCCATCATCCGCGGCGGGTTCAAGGTGCTGCCCGACGACGTGCGTGCCGCGCTGGAGAGCCATCCCGCCGTCCTGGGCGCAGCGGTGGTGGGACTGCCCGACGACCGGCTCGGCCACACCCCGGCCGCCGTGGTCGAGCTTCGCCAGGGCAGCACGGTCACCGCCGCGGACATCGACGAGTATCTGCGAACACGGCTGGCGCCCTACGAGATTCCCACCGAGATCGCGATCGTCGCCGCGATCCCGCGCACACCCTCGGGCAAGCCCGATCTGACCCTGGTCCGACAACACGTCACCGGCCGTGAATACTGA
- a CDS encoding class I adenylate-forming enzyme family protein, which translates to MNTDTVGALLRDQADARSDHPLLVCDADHLTYAAAHERSAQLARGLVGLGAGKGTHIGLLFPNGTDFVVAMLAAARIGAVVVPFSTFATRAELADQLTHSDTEILLATAAYRDHDYVDRLAGVSAPCLRHVVFDSRIAAAADPAHVNALGADVDGCDPLAIIYTSGSTGSPKGAVHTHAVLLAHQRNLNGIRGLSTSDRLFCNSPFFWIGGFGFALLATLVAGSTLVCSTAPDPGATLDLLEAVRPTMTNGFAAGVAHLARHDSFPRRDLSSMRRGNLYPIMAPASRPHDPELRHNMLGMTEAGSVVLLSGDETDQPEHRRGSFGKPAPGFATRIVDPGSSRPVAPGDVGELCLRGPYLMQHYYKRSREDCFDPDGWFHTGDLVRTDPDGFYYFLGRRGSMIKTAGANVSPTEVEKAIASVTGGMTAYVVGLPDSQRGQVVAAALVVADGQDLDEATLRADLKDVLSAYKIPRRFVAVRPTEVPLLSSGKVDIRRLTELFDA; encoded by the coding sequence GTGAATACTGACACCGTCGGCGCGCTGCTGCGCGACCAGGCTGACGCCCGCAGCGACCATCCCCTACTGGTGTGCGACGCCGACCACCTCACCTACGCCGCGGCCCACGAACGCTCCGCCCAACTGGCCCGCGGCCTCGTCGGGCTCGGTGCCGGCAAGGGCACCCACATCGGTCTGCTGTTCCCCAACGGCACGGACTTCGTCGTCGCGATGCTGGCCGCGGCACGCATCGGTGCGGTCGTCGTCCCCTTCTCGACGTTCGCCACCCGCGCGGAGCTTGCCGACCAGCTGACCCACAGTGACACCGAAATACTGCTGGCCACCGCAGCGTACCGGGACCACGACTATGTGGACCGGCTGGCCGGCGTATCCGCGCCGTGCCTGCGCCACGTGGTCTTCGACAGCCGGATCGCCGCGGCGGCCGATCCCGCACACGTGAACGCTCTCGGCGCCGATGTCGACGGCTGCGACCCGCTGGCCATCATCTACACCTCCGGCTCCACCGGCAGCCCGAAAGGTGCGGTGCACACCCACGCGGTGCTGCTGGCACATCAGCGCAACCTCAACGGGATTCGCGGGCTGAGCACATCCGACAGGCTGTTCTGCAACTCGCCGTTCTTCTGGATCGGCGGATTCGGCTTCGCGCTGCTGGCCACCCTGGTCGCCGGTTCGACACTCGTCTGCTCCACCGCACCCGACCCCGGCGCCACGCTCGACCTGCTGGAGGCCGTCCGCCCGACCATGACCAACGGATTCGCCGCCGGGGTAGCCCACCTCGCCCGCCACGACAGCTTTCCGCGCCGCGACCTGTCGTCGATGCGGCGCGGGAACCTCTACCCGATCATGGCCCCCGCGAGCCGCCCCCACGATCCGGAGTTGCGCCACAACATGCTGGGTATGACCGAAGCCGGCAGCGTCGTCCTGCTCAGCGGTGACGAGACAGACCAGCCCGAGCACCGGCGCGGCTCGTTCGGAAAACCCGCGCCCGGCTTCGCCACCCGCATCGTCGACCCGGGCTCCAGCCGGCCCGTGGCGCCCGGTGACGTCGGCGAATTGTGTTTGCGCGGGCCGTATCTGATGCAGCACTACTACAAGCGCAGTCGCGAAGACTGCTTCGATCCCGACGGCTGGTTCCACACCGGCGATCTGGTGCGCACCGATCCCGACGGCTTCTACTACTTCCTCGGCCGGCGCGGGTCGATGATCAAGACCGCGGGCGCCAACGTGTCCCCCACTGAGGTCGAGAAGGCCATCGCCTCGGTGACCGGCGGGATGACGGCATACGTCGTGGGTCTGCCCGACTCCCAACGCGGTCAGGTGGTGGCGGCGGCGTTGGTCGTCGCCGACGGCCAGGATCTCGACGAGGCGACGCTGCGGGCAGACCTCAAAGATGTGCTGTCGGCCTACAAGATTCCCCGGCGCTTCGTCGCGGTCCGGCCGACCGAGGTGCCGCTGCTGTCGAGCGGCAAAGTGGACATCCGCCGTCTCACGGAGCTGTTCGATGCCTGA
- a CDS encoding class I adenylate-forming enzyme family protein: MPDTLDALIRARASLGDKPFLIDTTARIGYAELDATTRQLAAGFLSAGVTKGSRVGLIMPNGVRWAQIALALNRIGAVLVPLSTLLAGPELIAQLKVASVRYLVSVEEFRGHRYLDEVARGIVDLPALRTVWRADELPSGGAHGDAAAVAGTVVAADPLVVMFTSGSSGPPKGVIHSHGSALAAVRAGLSVRRIDEGTRLYVPMPFFWVGGFGTGLLSALVAGAALVTEAVATPQSTLDLMARERVTLFRGWPAQAEALARHAAELGADLSALQPGSLAALLPPERRPAPGSRANLLGMTESFGPYCGYPMDTNMPRSAWGSCGKPLPGVQLRIVDTDTGEPVPPGNVGTIQIRGAQTLRGICRRSREEVFTQDGFYPTGDLGRLNRDGFLFYHGRYDNMFKVSGATVYPSEVEAGLRAIDGVHAAYVTDVDGRVGAAVVSAMSVDELRAAAREQLSAFKVPMAWLLLDSDEDVPRGSTGKVDVTRLRELLTGAEPRH, from the coding sequence ATGCCTGACACCCTCGACGCGCTGATCCGCGCCCGGGCGAGCCTGGGCGACAAGCCATTCCTGATCGACACCACCGCGCGGATCGGGTATGCCGAGCTCGACGCCACGACGCGGCAGCTGGCAGCCGGATTCCTCTCGGCAGGCGTCACGAAGGGCAGCCGGGTCGGTCTGATCATGCCGAACGGTGTGCGGTGGGCACAGATCGCGTTGGCGCTCAACAGGATCGGTGCGGTTCTCGTGCCGTTGAGCACGCTGCTGGCCGGCCCGGAGCTCATCGCGCAACTCAAGGTGGCCTCGGTGCGATATCTGGTGTCGGTCGAGGAGTTCCGTGGCCACCGCTATCTCGACGAGGTTGCCCGTGGGATCGTGGACCTTCCCGCGCTGCGCACCGTGTGGCGCGCCGACGAACTGCCGTCGGGCGGGGCCCACGGTGACGCCGCCGCCGTGGCGGGCACCGTCGTAGCGGCCGATCCCCTGGTGGTGATGTTCACCTCCGGCAGCAGCGGTCCGCCCAAGGGCGTGATCCACTCGCACGGCAGTGCGCTGGCCGCGGTACGCGCCGGGCTCTCGGTTCGTCGCATCGACGAGGGCACCCGGCTGTATGTGCCGATGCCGTTCTTCTGGGTCGGCGGCTTCGGCACCGGTCTGCTGTCGGCTCTTGTCGCCGGGGCGGCACTGGTCACCGAGGCGGTCGCGACCCCGCAGAGCACGCTGGATCTGATGGCGCGGGAACGGGTCACATTGTTCCGGGGGTGGCCCGCACAGGCCGAAGCACTGGCCCGCCACGCCGCCGAACTCGGCGCCGACCTGTCGGCGCTGCAACCCGGCAGCCTGGCGGCGCTGCTGCCACCAGAGCGCCGCCCGGCACCCGGATCCCGGGCGAACCTGCTCGGCATGACGGAATCGTTCGGCCCGTACTGCGGCTATCCGATGGACACCAACATGCCGCGCTCGGCCTGGGGATCGTGCGGAAAACCGTTGCCGGGTGTGCAGCTTCGGATCGTCGACACCGACACCGGCGAGCCGGTGCCGCCCGGCAACGTCGGCACGATCCAGATTCGCGGAGCGCAGACGCTGCGCGGAATCTGCCGACGCAGCCGCGAGGAGGTGTTCACGCAGGACGGCTTCTACCCCACCGGCGACCTCGGCCGTCTCAACCGGGACGGGTTCCTGTTCTACCACGGCCGCTACGACAACATGTTCAAGGTCAGCGGTGCGACGGTCTACCCGAGCGAGGTCGAGGCGGGGCTGCGCGCCATCGACGGTGTGCACGCGGCCTACGTCACCGACGTCGACGGCCGGGTGGGCGCCGCAGTGGTGTCGGCGATGAGCGTCGACGAGTTACGGGCCGCCGCGCGCGAACAGCTCAGCGCCTTCAAGGTCCCCATGGCGTGGCTGCTGCTCGACTCCGACGAGGACGTCCCGCGTGGCAGCACCGGCAAGGTCGACGTCACCCGACTGCGTGAGCTGTTGACTGGCGCCGAACCACGGCACTAG